Below is a window of Musa acuminata AAA Group cultivar baxijiao chromosome BXJ3-11, Cavendish_Baxijiao_AAA, whole genome shotgun sequence DNA.
cattctcatcagttgctacactaacttcagcggactcaatagttttctcaacaagtttttccttttgctttaatttatttttcaatttaaagcaatcagatttaatgtgcctcattttatgacaatatctgcattccaaatttctatgtctgaatttagatctagatttagatcttctactatcaaattctcttttatccattctacccctgacaaccagaccctcagcctgattctctctactttccccagtgatattcctgtctatctgctccttagatttcagtgcagatttaatttcttgatacgaaactgtttcttttccataaatcaaagtatcacggaaatgattAAAAGATTAGGAAGAGAATAATGctcgatcgggccttcttatccatacccgcaagacatTCCTTtatcgtaccatctggaatgttctcagctcccttaagtgccaaatcaacttaatcttgaatcagaatggcctccatcttgccaaagttgacatttctgtcgaatttctcgataacgatctttgttattgtcattgttgccaaaagatcccaaaaccaggctctgatactagtttgttagagctagccccaggaaatttgatttacatggttcggtcaattgactttgacctacatccacggacgaaagaggagcaaatcactactataaaagggactattacaaatgctttAGGAAGATGttgctaggccataaaacacccgaaaatactaaacaagaaaaaccaaattatttaactgagtgtggacttaaacgcaaagcaaacacttaggtttttcttatggtgccAATTGTGGTGCTACTTGTAGTGTatttgacttcaaagctcagacccttatttatagttccaatagaaaataacaagtctaattttcctgACGTGAGACTATGGAACTTGCCAAACAGACTCAATCGAAATCGTCACCTAGTGATGCCAAAGCCTCTGCTACTGTCGCCTTACACAGAAGCCGACTAAATTGGTCTGAACCTAAAGAAATGTACAACAACAAACCAGCAACACTAATGGTGGTGGCGACGTTGATCGCCACCACCACATTCGAAGCTGGGTTGAACCCCCCAGGTGGGTTTAACCAGAAAGATGATGTTGGTTCCCCCTACACTTCTAGTCTCAAGTTATTCCTGCTGTTCGACATGTTCGGGTTGTTTGCATCCTCGAGCATCGTTCTTTTGTTGATATGTTGTGTTCCCAGACGGAAGAAAACGGTGATGGGAATCCTAAAGTGGATTCTATGGCTGGCGGTGTTCTCGACGGCGTTAGCATTCTCGATCGCCATTAGGCGAATATGATTCTATCCGCCCTGCACTACCATCCTTCTCATGAGTTGGTTCGGAATCCTCAGTCTCTTCATGGCTTGGGTGTGCTTTAGAGTGATCAGGTGCTTATGGCGCAAAGGTGGAAGCTGGAAGAAGAAGGATAGAGAAGGAGAAAGCCACGGAGGCCCCACAAGGGCTGTTGCCATCTGCACCAAGATTGCGGTGGGCGTGTTGATTATAATTCTTTTAGGCGGATTTCTTATTGTAAATATTACATCTTGATCACACAAAGGATGGCCCATGTTCGATAGATGATATTGGAACCAATTATCTTGAGCCGTAAGATCCCAAAAAATATAGGATCTTTTTATAATGCAATAGATAACTATAAGATTGAGATCGTAATAAATACTCAGAATGATTATACGTATAATTCGATTATCAATAAATTGTAGGAACATGCATCAAACTCGAGAAGCATGAAGTAATGATTTATCGAATCAAATTTTCAATCTACGATATATAATTGATCTTGTGAGATCGAGTAGACATTTCGATCAAATAGTTCGAGTCCACACATCGTGTCATGTTACCAACCTAATAAGGCGGGATCCCTCGTGACATATCGACCAATGAAAATAGAGTGTTGACCTAATGGGAGTGATGTATCGGTGATTACCTACATGTCGTGTCTCCCATATAGTATTGACATATCGACTAACTAAATTATCATTatgtttattcatttattttttatttataaaaatataaattaaaaaaatgtatGTTTATAGATAGACTAATTATCATATATCatgaataaattaataataataataataataataataataataataataataataataataccttGACTACTTACACATCCAAGAGACAAGGAAAGAATTCTTTCATCTTTCTAGACCTGAAGACACAAATATCTAAAATTCAATTGTTAATTTGCAAAAAATCCTTCTTCCTAAAGGATCAAGATTCTTGTTGACCCAGCAAACTTACAAATCAGGTATCTTCTCAACTAACATTATCATTAAACGAAGATCACAAAAATTGCAAGTCAACGTCAACCCTaagatacattttttttttttttttgcaagaaagaaaaaaacatacTTATTAGATAGCATGGGTACAAAAGTCACCCTAAAGATCTGAAgtaataatcaagaaaaattctGAAAGCCACTCCCCTTGCCAAAAAAATATAGTAGCTAGATGCACTCTAGCGTAATTCAATTCGCTAGGTAGTTGACAACTCTATGTGTATTttcaaattattaattattttttaaaaaaattaggttgtaaataataataaattaggtTGCCAATAAAAATCTTCAAACTGAAAATGGGgaaaaaaaatcccaaaaaagGGTCATAAATCTTACATATGAAGGGTTAACAAACATTGATTTGATCTGTCACACAGAATGCTTTATTCCATTGGAATTCTGCCACTTCTACCATCCAAATAAATATTCACAATAAATGAAAGATTTCGACTGCTAATATGTCGATAAACATTTCTTCAGCGGATCATTGAAATGGAGACGTCCTGTGTAGATTTTTTGTTCTGCTCCCATCTTTCTTTCGCTGAAACTAGTTGGAAAGTGATGATGGAGCGAGCCATGTCGGCTTGTCCCAAAGcgtggatgattttttttttattcttttgaaaAGTAAAGAAGATTATATTAGATCAGCTAAAGCTGCAAAATCGGAAGAGGTCAAAGTTGTCCAACGAAGACGAGAGAAAAAAAGGGTGATTATTCATCCAAAAAAAATTAGCATCGTCATGAGCTACGAGATCGAGAAagcgatcaaaatatttaaaccggACGACTTGAAGGAAACGGACGACCGGGATAATGGTATGGAGACCCACGAGTCTCGCTGTTAGGGTTGAAGAAGTTGATAAGCCGGACAGGACACCAAGGTGATGTTAGGTTAACGTGTTCAGCATGCAGTCCCGTGAGCACGGCTGTTGAAGTCTGCAAAAACATCCAATTTTTCTCCGAACAATTGCGCACGCTGTTGCTATCCCACTCGCCGTTCGGCTTTCGTCTCCCTCGCTGCGTTTGCACCGCATCGATTTCATGGGATAAGATGCTTCAAAGGGACTGCAGTGGCCACTGTGAGCTCGATGACCCAGTCGTCTCTTTGGCGTCTGGTGAGGACAGGCTCAACAAGAAGAAATCATTCTTGGCCCTTCAAATCCACTAGAATCAAGGCTCTTAGTCTCAGCGAAACAGACCTCATCAAACCCTATATTTCCATCTGGCTGATGATACATCAGGAGGGAGGGATGGATGAATGAAAAAAAGCTTGCAGATAAATCGACGCTAGAACACCTATATATGGAGGCTTGTGATTGGAGCAGTTCCTCCTTCTTGTACAGCCTGTCCTCACCAGACGCCAAAGAGACGACTTGGTCATCGAGCTCACAGTGGCCACTGCAGTCCCTTTGAAGCATCTTATCCCATGAAGTTGATAAGTCGTCCGGTGGATATTAGGGTTTCTGTAGacttatataatttattaaatcCGATAGACttatataatttattaattttgtCCTGACCTTTACTCGGGTTTCTGTAGGTGGATATTAGGGGACACATCGTCATATGGATCGGTCGTATCAGATAGTAGACAGGTCGTGTCTGTCATTTTCTACGTGAAGAAAAGTTAGGAAAAGCTATATCATAAGTCCATCATGTTTCATCAACATTCTCAAACACAAAGACCGCACATCGACTGTCCCACCTTCACTTCATTCTCTCGATAGTTTCGGCGAACGAGAAAGCAAGCTGAGAAAAAGTATTCTACCAAGTCCAGACTAATGGGATGCAAGTCCAGAGGAAGCAACTTACGTTTTGGAGACGACTTCTTCAACAAGGCCGGCGTCTTGATGGAGACAGGACCAAGAAGACCGACCGGGAGGAATCGTTAGAGATTTTTAGCCTATATATAGGCGTCCTAACTTCGAGTTGTTTGTGAccaaatcgagagagagagagagagagagagagagtgtgtgtgtgtgtaactaAGCATGGATCCGAGACTAGAGGAAGCAGCTTATGCGGGAGACCTCACTTTGTTGCGGCGTTTGCTACAAGAAGACCGGCTCCTGCTCCACAGGCAAGCCATCGCCGCGGCTCACCTGTCGGACAGCCCCCTCCACATCGCTGCATCGCTCGGCCACTCCGACCTGGTCCGGGAGATCCTCGCCGTAAACCCGGAGCTCGCGCATGGCCGCAACAGCGAAGGCCTTTCCGCCTTGCACCTGGCCGCTGCCCAAGGCCACTTATCCGTGGTGAACGAGCTGCTGCAGTACGCAGCCGCTGCCAATCTCTGCTTGGCCACCGACAACGATGGCTTAATCCCGGCCCACACTGCAGCCTTACGAGGCAGGCTTGATGTATTGACTGTGTTACTGGATGCGTGCCCGGAGTCCGCGCGAGCTGTGACATCGCAAGGTGACTCCATCCTTCATCTTACTGTGAAATCAAACAGCTTCGAGACCGTGCAGTTCTTGCTGAACAGAACGGATGAGAACGATGAGCTGCTCAACTCTGGAGATGCGAAAGGCAACACCGTCCTGCACCTTGCTGTGGCCAGAAAACAGCTCCAGGTAGGTATTCCTGATCCCGATTAGAGGAAATAGATTtaaatgtcttcttcttcttcacaagGTTTTTATGCATCCCGTACATCTTGAGACACAGCCTTCTCATAGCAAAAAGATACAAGTATTTTGCATTTCATTCACGAAAAGCAAATGGAAATAGTAAGGAGCTACATGTTCAAATTAAATTCAGACACAAATAAAACATCATCATAGTACAACATAAATCTCATAATATTTAGAtttaataattttagaaatttaaATCTCCTAAAAACTAACTTAGATAAACAGAATTCTGGTTTTTCTCCATTACCCCCTTTATTTGAAATAAGTTCTCGATGAAAAtatcatattaaataattatttatgaatatgacataatattaataatgatgTCTAATAGTGCTTATTCTTTTAACATGTTCAATAAATATCTTGGGTGATAATCCTTTCGTTAATGGATCTGTAATCATAAGGACAATGCTAATATAttcaattaatattatttatttctaaacTTTCTTTTTTCACCGCTAAATATTCcattttcatatatttatcacCTTTATAGCACTCACTTTTAAAGAAGAATACTATTacaaaattatcataataaagttttaaatttttttaaagagtAAATCATGAAAACGAGATTTGAGCTTTTGAATTGTAGCCTTAAAACATGTCACAAACTAAACTTCTATGATGAATGTAGCAATGATGGACTGCTTTTATTTTGCCCTCATCCACAAAATTGCTCCTCAACTAAAAGGAACAAATAGTCAagtgttattttttttatatcaacacatctagcaaaatctgaATCTAAACATCCAATTACTTCgagattatttgatctcctatgagcgAGTATATAATCCTTCATTCCTCATAAATATCTTATAACTTTCTTTATAGCTTTTTAATAGTCAAATCTAGAATTACTTTGATATCTGCCCAATATTCCAATAGCAAAACTGATGTATGACCTAATACAAATTTAGGCATGCATTTAACTTTCCAGGATAGATACATAAGGAATTCTTTTCATTTGTTCCAATTCATTCTTTGAACATTGCATAAGATAAATTTACCCCCTTTCCGAATTGGAATAATACctcctaaataattttttttactttttaaaaattttattaatatattttttatgagataATCCTAACAATCCTTATGATTgatcttaaaatattttaattcctaTCACATACATGGGTTGCCTCtctcatatttttttaattcaaagtttttagaaaGATATgttttatttcatataataaacTAAGATTATTAgtagcaagcaaaatatcatcaacATTTACAATCCAAAATATAAACTTGCTCTTGCCAACCTTCATATATGTACATAGATCAACAGTATTTGCATAAATGTAAAGGATTTTATGTATCATTAAACTTAAGATATCATTATCGAGAAGTttgtataaatttatatattgatttcttaagtttatataTCATGTGTTTTTCATATCTATTTTGTATAACTCTAAGTTATAATGAGCTACTATGATCGTAAAAATTCTGAAAAAATCTTTTCTgaagattaaataaaaaaatcttttaacTCTTTGAGTGAAACCTTTAGCACCAAATCTGACCATGTGTCTTTTGATATTATCATTCAAGTAATATTTGATCTTAAAGACCTATTAATAATCGACCTTTTTTACATCCTTCAAGTAATTCATCAAAGGTCTCAAACTTGATTTTCattcatatattttaatttttgcaTTAACCATCTTTATAGAAATTATAGTTTCAATGGCCTATGAAAATAAAACTGGACCATCGAATATAACTAAGTCATAATTATTAGAAATAATAGATCTCCTTTATCTTTGAGATATTCTTAATGTTATTTTTTGTGATTCACTTATTGTAGATCGATTGATATTTATTGGAATGATTGATCAtttattgatttattgctcttgaACATTATCGAATTGTTTAACAGTTTGGGGAACAAGAAGTTACTAGTAAAGCTACCTCTAtttgaattttttaaataattatatttcgtGATTCACCACTCTCACTTATTTTACAATTCTGGGAATAAAATCTATACCTCTTagattataaatattaaataataaaaacataatttgatacgataataagataaataaattaaaaaataaaagctaTAAATAGTAAATcatgactctgataccatatCTAAATAGTTTAATCCTTGCACAACTAAAACATCATTGTGcacaacataaatctcatgatctTTAGATTTAATGTTTTTTTATAAGAAAATCAActttaattgaaaaaaaaataccTTGACATAATTCTAGTTTCCCTTGTTTTGACATATGCTATGGATGAAAAGAGAGGATCATGTTCCAAAATTTATAGTGACAAAAGATGtctttcatcaaaatattaatttgaaattaatatatattcattAGGAAGACAAATCTATTTGAGAATTACATCTTTTATCGTTAATAGATACGATCTTTAATATCATAAGAATCAAAAGTCATGTGTGCCACGTTAATTCTGACACATAGCTCGAATGAATGCAGACCGTGAAGTTGCTTCTGGGAAGGCGAGGTATCGAAGTTAACGCCACAAACATGAGAGGCGACACCGTCCTTGATATGCTACTGGATTCACCCTGCCAACATGGAGATCTATTGTTGGGAGAACTGATTCGGGCAGCAGGTGGAAGAACCGCCgcaaaagaagaaaggaagactCAGCCGAAATCGTCACCGAGTGATGCCAGAGCCTCTGCCACTGTCGCGTCACACAGAAGCCGACCAAATCGTTCTGAACGTAAAGAAAAGTACAACAACAAACCAGAAGCACTAATGGTGGTGGCGACGTTGATCGCCACCATCACATTCCAAGCTGGGCTGACCCCCCCTGGTGGGTTTAAGCAGAAAGATGATGGTGGGCCGACTCCCCCCAATGCAGAAGTCAATTTTGATGGGAGTTCAAGTGAAGGGGAGGCAGTTCTAAAAGATGGTCTCAAGTTATTCCTGCTGTTCGACATGTTCGCGTTGTTTGCATCCTTGAGCATCATCCTCTTGTTGATATGTTGTGTGCCCACACAGACTAAAATGATGACGGGAACCCTAAAGTGGATTCTATGGCTGGCGGTGTTCTCGACGGCATTAGCATTCTCGACCGCCATTATGCGAATATTTCCCTATCAGCTCGACACTGTCATCCTTCTCATGAGTTGGTTGGGAATCCTCAGTCTCTTCATGGTTTGGGTGTGCATTAGAGCGATCAGGTGGTTGTTGCGCAAAGGTGGATGctggaagaagaaagatggagaagGAGGAAGCCACGGAGGCCCCAGAAGGGCCGTTGCCATCGGCGCGAAGATTGTGGTGGGCGTGttgataataattatttttggagTAGTTCTTATTGTAAATTATTTAGTGTTTGTTTATGTAGCAAATAGGtcaaataatagaataatatgatCTATCATTATTCTTATATGGTTTATCCTTTATCATCTTTTAAAGTTACTTTATCTTATTTTCAGAATGTAATTTGCTtttctgtaaacttgttcctGTACGTCATcatctataaaaaaattaatggaaGTTCATTTTAGTGTGTTTTCCATTTTTTTACACAGTATATAGTAAATATGTAACTTTAGTCTTTATTAACTTTTGTTTTGTTCTCACAGATGATTTATACAAATTTTGTGGAACGCTACATCTCACACATATTAGTGACTTATTAGGAAATTAATTTCGGTGAAGGAAAAACtgacatatatataataaaaaaaattaggaagaaatatttgtttgaacccTTAGCCAACAATTTTTGCATCTTGATCACATAAAGGATGACACATGTTCGATCGATTGGCTAATAAAGATCACTTTTAAGTCCATTCTAATTGAGATCAAGACCTTACAGAAGATTAAGTCAGGAAGTCCCCAGTAAGACTCCTTTGATACTTAGGGTTAATAAAAGTAATCAATTATCTTGAGCCATAAGCCCCCATGTATAGACTAGAGGGTCTTTTTATAATGTGATAGATAACCAATGGAATTAGATCATAATGATTACCTAGAACAGTCATACGTATCATCTATTAATAAGTTATGGTAACATGCATCGAACTCAAGAGCATGAAGTAATAATTCATTGAATCAGCCTTTCGATCAATGCTATATAACTGATCTTATGGGACCGAATCGATATATCGATTATATGGTTCAAGCCCACACATATAAAAAATCTTGTCAGGCTACTAACCTAATAAGGTCAAATCCCTCAAGACATATCAACCAAATGGGAGTAGAGTATTGGCTTGATGGGAGTGATGTATAGGTGATTGCCTACATGTCATGCCTCTCATATCAGATATAGTGTTGATTGTATAATTAGATTTGATCATTAACTAGATTATCATAatgtttattcatttatttttctctatttatataggaagaaatttaaaaaataaaatttatgtttATAGATAGATTAATAGCCTTGTAttatcaataaattataaataattagattatataataataataataataataataataataataataataataataataataataataataataataataataataataataataataataataataataactgaaGGTGATAACTGGTGATAAATAATTTATGTTTATAGATAGATTAATAGTCTTTTTACAGGGGAttttaactgaagatgtctttatgcagcaaccccctggTTTTGTTTATCACCAGTATCCaagacatgtctgcaaattacaaaaagtcatttatggactccgtcaagctccacgagcttggtatactgaacttggatcatttctgatatcaattggcttcattaaCTCCAAgctgatacctctttattcctacgacaacaacatggaaatacaatatatcttctagtatatgtagatgatattattgttacaggcaatgatcccttagagattcagacatttttaaagcaattggctaatcgattctccctcaaagatttaggacccttgagctactttctgggaatggaagtaatatttacatcctcaggtctcctcctttcacagagaaagtatattcaagacttattatcaaagacaaatatgtaggatgcgaaagaagttgctactcctctctctactagtgaatcactcaaattatgtgatggcaaccctaccacggactcaactcgataccgacaagtacttggctccttacaatacttggctctcacccgtccagatatctcatttgcagtcaataaattatctcaatacatgcaccagccttctgctatgcattggtctgcggttaaacgaattttgcggtatcttaaaaggacccttaatcatggtctctttctccacaaaaccactcaacttcatcttcatgcctttgctgatgctgattgggcgggaaactttgatgatagaacctccacgtcaggatatgtgatttttcttggatctaatccaatcagttggagttctaagaagcaaaagacaataacccggtctacaattgaagctgaatatcgtgctattgctaccgctactgctgaactcaattgggtcacaaatctcctcaagaaACTCAAAGTTAGTTCTAcccttactcctacaatatattgtgacaatgttggagctacctacttatgtgtcaatccagtgttccgctcacgcatgaaacacattgtcatTGACTtttacttcgtgcgagatcaagttgtcatacatcaacttcgtgtctctcatgtccatatggctgatcaaccagcagactcactcac
It encodes the following:
- the LOC135652579 gene encoding ankyrin repeat-containing protein BDA1-like, which translates into the protein MDPRLEEAAYAGDLTLLRRLLQEDRLLLHRQAIAAAHLSDSPLHIAASLGHSDLVREILAVNPELAHGRNSEGLSALHLAAAQGHLSVVNELLQYAAAANLCLATDNDGLIPAHTAALRGRLDVLTVLLDACPESARAVTSQGDSILHLTVKSNSFETVQFLLNRTDENDELLNSGDAKGNTVLHLAVARKQLQVGIPDPD
- the LOC135652553 gene encoding ankyrin repeat-containing protein At5g02620-like, with amino-acid sequence MQTVKLLLGRRGIEVNATNMRGDTVLDMLLDSPCQHGDLLLGELIRAAGGRTAAKEERKTQPKSSPSDARASATVASHRSRPNRSERKEKYNNKPEALMVVATLIATITFQAGLTPPGGFKQKDDGGPTPPNAEVNFDGSSSEGEAVLKDGLKLFLLFDMFALFASLSIILLLICCVPTQTKMMTGTLKWILWLAVFSTALAFSTAIMRIFPYQLDTVILLMSWLGILSLFMVWVCIRAIRWLLRKGGCWKKKDGEGGSHGGPRRAVAIGAKIVVGVLIIIIFGVVLIVNYLVFVYVANRSNNRII